ACCTTGAGCTCTCTGGATTTCTCGTCTTCCTTCNNNNNNNNNNNNNNNNNNNNNNNNNNNNNNNNNNNNNNNNNNNNNNNNNNNNNNNNNNNNNNNNNNNNNNNNNNNNNNNNNNNNNNNNNNNNNNNNNNNNNNNNNNNNNNNNNNNNNNNNNNNNNNNNNNNNNNNNNNNNNNNNNNNNNNNNNNNNNNNNNNNNNNNNNNNNNNNNNTACGTAATCTGGAAGTAATCATCAAAATATTAAATACACATAACTGATTAAATTACACGAATCATTAGAGATAAGCTACCTGATTGCCATGAGTGAACTGTAATGATTTTAGTACAGATGCAtggaaaattacaaacaatgaTGCTTCTGATTTTGTTAGAAGTTAGACTACTTTTCATGGTGAACAAGATGGGTATTAGCCAATATCTTACATAAATGCATCTAACAAAAGAATCAACATTGCATTAAAGGAAGAAAGCAAGTAAAGACAGGTAAAATGACttccttaaaaaaaaatgtaagctCCATCTTGCCCTATTTTCTAAACAACTTTTCAACATCACAAGAGCAGTCCTTGTCACCTAAATTCCTGAAGGTTTGGGATCTTGAGACTTCCATGATCAGTTTTACCTGAAACTGCTGAGCCTTCTTCCTCTTTTGGTTCATCTTGCTGAGGTTCTTGGCCTTCTTCTTGATCTTGTTGGCTGCCATTTCCCCATCAGTAAGCTTCCGGGGTCCCCCCAGCTTCTTGACCAGGCTGTCCTGGGCAGGTTTCTTTGGGGAACCCTTCTTCACTGGGCTAGGACCAGGAGAGGTCTTCTTACCTTCTGCACAATCTGTACAAACAGAATAcacacagaaataaacaacacgTAGCTCCTGGTCCATAAACATTCATTATAATGTACGTGCTTGACAGATTTGATCTATTCGTGACAATCTgtagctttttttttcagggcCAAAGGTTCAATGACAGTCAAGACATAGCAGTCTCATTTTTTAATAGATCAGTCAATTAACCAATCAAtttatctatctacatgtaccaacaaaTCAGTCAATTGTTTTTCCTTTAAAGGGCCCACCTAACAATATCATGACATTATTGTTTACAGTCTACACAATATTCTTATTACCAACTTGTACAACACCTCACACAGAAAACCCTTAACATTTCCCAGTGGACAAAAGTTTGAATTTCACTCACCAATGATGTGCATGTGCAGGTTGGGCATACTCTCGAAGGTGGCTCCACATTTGGTGCACTTGATGGCACTGTTGTAGAGGGATGTCTGCAGCTGTGGAGGCCTGTTGAAGGGGTTTTCTGGGTTGATGATGTTCATAGCATATCCTGCAAAGTTCCTCTTGATATCCTGCGATGTGTCCACCGGCTTGACAGGGGAGATCTTCCCCTTTCCGTCCGTTTGGTCCTTCTTCGGCGACTGGATGAGGGAACCGAATTCGGTTTGCCGCTTCAGCTCCTCTTTCTTCGGAGTCGACTTGCTGGGGTCGGTGAAGTTCTGCGGCCGCAGGGCACCAGGCTGGAGCACGGTGTAGCTGCAAGGCATGTTGGGATGGACGTCCCTCTGGTGGTTCTGCAGGTTGCCGAGGAAACCAAACTCGCGGTTACACAGGGAGCACATGAAGGTCTTGCTGACTCCATNNNNNNNNNNNNNNNNNNNNNNNNNNNNNNNNNNNNNNNNNNNNNNNNNNNNNNNNNNNNNNNNNNNNNNNNNNNNNNNNNNNNNNNNNNNNNNNNNNNNTTTGAAGAGCTGGATGCAGAACTCGCACTTGAAGGGCCACTCCTTGGCATGTGCCGCCACATGCTGGTTCATGTCCTTCATGGACTTGAACGGAGTGTGGCACACGTTACACTTGAACAGGTTACCTAGACCGAATGATGGGCTGGCGCTCCGGCCAGACGCTGCATTTGCTGAGTTTGAACCAGAGACGTAGCTGGAGGCCTTCTCATACTGCGGCACTCGGCTGATGTATGAAGCCACAGAATTTGCATCAGACAAGTCCAGACCAGATGAAGATTGTTGCTGTCTTGCAGGCTTCACTTCAACTTGTTTCTTACCGCTGAGATCCAAGACACCGTCATCTGTAAAAACCAGCTCTTCTTGAAGCGCCTTCTTCAAAGGTGCAGACAGATCCAATGGCTGGTCGCTCTCGACCATGTGAGAATAAAGCTCAGGACTAGGTTTCATCCTGTAGGGTTGGGTCtcccttgacaaagacttgccCTTTGACCATAATGCACTTGGCACTTTTGCCCCTTGACTAGTACTAGAGTACTGATGTGGTGATGAAGACTGAAACTGTTGCAAAGTTGGCGTGGACTGACCAAAGGGGCCTTGGGTATTTGACCCATGGTGGACAGTTCCTACTCGACTAGCTAGGTAGCTGAGCTGCTGTGATCTGATGTTTTGAGAAGGGCTGACCATCCTGTCTGGAAACGAGGCGGCATACATCTTTTGAAGTGCTGGGGAATGTTTGGCGACTTGTGCAATGGTGGGTGTCCTGGAGGCGCTCTGCTttggctgctgctgctgcgCTGTAGCGATATTCCTGGCTTGTGCAGAGGGAGCCATTTTTCTTGGACCAGCACCAGCTGCGCCCCTGGCTAGAAAACTTGCCTTCTGTGCCATAACAACATTGGGTGGTGCTGGAGCTCTAGCACGCTGCTTTGGGCGATGCATCGGAGACAAATGTTGATCTCCAACAACTACATTTGGTGGTGCACGGCCTCTCTGGTGCATATGAGCAAGCTGTTGGTCTCTTTGACCCTGCGACTGTTTGGCGGTCAGTGATCGAAGTGGCGGACTGTCTGTTCTCCTGTTGCTGCTGGACTGGTGTGGTGGTACCAGGGGACCTGAATGAGCTGGTGGTGGCTCCAACATCCTCCTCCCCTTACCTGACATGTACTGAGGACTGCCATAAGGGGGAGACGTGATCTGCACTGCAGCAGCGCCTTTTCGTGAGCTACCCGGATGGACCTGTGTGTATGGACTGATGGGAACCATGCCTGACGACTTCATGTGCTGTGGACCACGATTAGGGGTCCCGGTTGGTGGCCTGACGGCACGCGGTACGTGAATCTTCACTGTGTGTCCAGACCGAATCGGGCTCTTTTTCTTGGATGAACTGCCATCGACAATCCGTTTGGGGGACAGCTTTCCGATTTCTTTCTGTTCAAGTCTCCCATCTAGGTACTGCGCAGCATCCTCACCCTTGCCAGGGTGAGCTCCAGGGGTGCTGGACCGACTTCTTGGAGAATCCCCCTGGCTAACTCTCTTCCTCTTCTTTGGCCTCTCACCTTCCTCCAGGAGCTCTTCTACAAGTATCTTCTTCTTCCGGATGATTTGGTCCCTCTCATGGGCAAGCTTCCTATGGCGAGTCATANNNNNNNNNNNNNNNNNNNNNNNNNNNNNNNNNNNNNNNNNNNNNNNNNNNNNNNNNNNNNNNNNNNNNNNNNNNNNNNNNNNNNNNNNNNNNNNNNNNNNNNNNNNNNNNNNNNNNNNNNNNNNNNNNNNNNNNNNNNNNNNNNNNNNNNNNNNNNNNNNNNNNNNNNNNNNNNNNNNNNNNNNNNNNNNNNNNNNNNNNNNNNNNNNNNNNNNNNNNNNNNNNNNNNNNNNNNNNNNNNTACCACTCTGAGGACTGGACCATTGTCCTGACTATCTTTCTCGGACTCCTCTACACTGTCTGCCTCCTCTTTTCCATGCTGAGACACCATGTGCTTCTTCAAGTCTCCTTTCTGTATGAAGGCGTGGTCGCATTCCGGACACACGTGTGGTCTGTCTCCCGTGTGCAGCCTCTCGTGGCGGCGCATGTTTGTCGAAGTGGTGAACTGCTTCCCGCAGTGCGAACACTTGTAAGGCTTCTCCCCCGAGTGGGTTCGTATGTGTCTCTCCAGACCCTGCTTGGTGGAGAAATTCCTCCCGCACTGCGTGCAAGGGAAAGGTTTCGGCACTGTTTGTTTAGCAGACTCGCTGCTTTTCCCTCCCTCTTTTGCATCACCGCTGCCTTCCTCATCAATCACAAGCTTCTCATCATCTGAGGTTTCCTCTTCCTCCTTCTTCTTTAAGGGTGTTCCCTGTTGTTGTTTCCGTAGCGATGCTATGGGGAGGTCATCTTCGTCTGGAGTCTCCGACTCCTGGTCCACAGACGTTTCCTCAGCTGTCTCTTCAGATACCTCAGTACCAGTGTCAGCCTCTTGTGAGTCATCTGTTTTGGCTTCACTCTCGTCGAAAGTTGTTTCTTCAACGCTTGTGTCAGCAGTAAGGTCCTCTTGTGAGCTTGAGGACTTGATGGCAGTTGCTGCTGCTTTCCCTTGTTTCCCTTGTTTTCCTTTCCTCTTCTTCCACTACTTTTCCTGAGAAATGTCATACCAAAAATATCATTAGATGTCCCATGTTTACCATCTATAAAAAAATAGTACACCAAANNNNNNNNNNNNNNNNNNNNNNNNNNNNNNNNNNNNNNNNNNNNNNNNNNNNNNNNNNNNNNNNNNNNNNNNNNNNNNNNNNNNNNNNNNNNNNNNNNNNNNNNNNNNNNNNNNAACACATCAATTCATAGTTtggttaataactgtgtaagaAACAGTCACAGAAATATCTGACTATTTACaaaacttatccagttgcttaagtaatatTTGGGTATCATGTCACATAAATatttaaccttcatcaatgtaccAAATCTTATAAAATTCTACATTCACAGTTCAGTCTGCTGGTCACAGATTAAGGGACCAATCACTTAATGTCTTAAAACTTGTCCAAAGACGATTTACCGAATATCTTAGAAGACTTGGATttcttctttgcttttggtTTTCCAGCATGTTCCATGGCAAGC
The window above is part of the Branchiostoma floridae strain S238N-H82 chromosome 14, Bfl_VNyyK, whole genome shotgun sequence genome. Proteins encoded here:
- the LOC118430136 gene encoding LOW QUALITY PROTEIN: PR domain zinc finger protein 2-like (The sequence of the model RefSeq protein was modified relative to this genomic sequence to represent the inferred CDS: deleted 1 base in 1 codon); the encoded protein is MASSTLDFDAVPDSMVIPAELEVKRSGVSTKNGVWCKRSIPKSVKYGPFKGEKKKKSQVTNPDYMWEIRTGKGWFCVDASDPTKGNWMRYVNSARYFEEQNIVALQQHQRIYYKTIKEIKPGEELLCWFNSSDTAQQELAMEHAGKPKAKKKSKSSKIFGKVVKKRKGKQGKQGKAAATAIKSSSSQEDLTADTSVEETTFDESEAKTDDSQEADTGTEVSEETAEETSVDQESETPDEDDLPIASLRKQQQGTPLKKKEEEETSDDEKLVIDEEGSGDAKEGGKSSESAKQTVPKPFPCTQCGRNFSTKQGLERHIRTHSGEKPYKCSHCGKQFTTSTNMRRHERLHTGDRPHVCPECDHAFIQKGDLKKHMVSQHGKEEADSVEESEKDSQDNGPVLRVTRHRKLAHERDQIIRKKKILVEELLEEGERPKKRKRVSQGDSPRSRSSTPGAHPGKGEDAAQYLDGRLEQKEIGKLSPKRIVDGSSSKKKSPIRSGHTVKIHVPRAVRPPTGTPNRGPQHMKSSGMVPISPYTQVHPGSSRKGAAAVQITSPPYGSPQYMSGKGRRMLEPPPAHSGPLVPPHQSSSNRRTDSPPLRSLTAKQSQGQRDQQLAHMHQRGRAPPNVVVGDQHLSPMHRPKQRARAPAPPNVVMAQKASFLARGAAGAGPRKMAPSAQARNIATAQQQQPKQSASRTPTIAQVAKHSPALQKMYAASFPDRMVSPSQNIRSQQLSYLASRVGTVHHGSNTQGPFGQSTPTLQQFQSSSPHQYSSTSQGAKVPSALWSKGKSLSRETQPYRMKPSPELYSHMVESDQPLDLSAPLKKALQEELVFTDDGVLDLSGKKQVEVKPARQQQSSSGLDLSDANSVASYISRVPQYEKASSYVSGSNSANAASGRSASPSFGLGNLFKCNVCHTPFKSMKDMNQHVAAHAKEWPFKCEFCIQLFKXXXXXXXXXXXXXXXXXXXXXXXXXXXXXXXXXXGVSKTFMCSLCNREFGFLGNLQNHQRDVHPNMPCSYTVLQPGALRPQNFTDPSKSTPKKEELKRQTEFGSLIQSPKKDQTDGKGKISPVKPVDTSQDIKRNFAGYAMNIINPENPFNRPPQLQTSLYNSAIKCTKCGATFESMPNLHMHIIDCAEGKKTSPGPSPVKKGSPKKPAQDSLVKKLGGPRKLTDGEMAANKIKKKAKNLSKMNQKRKKAQQFQEDEKSRELKEQHMCSNCKRSFTYLASLRKHQQSCDKKFAAAAEGRADAATAATAVPALKKKRSKGRKLVPVDGESTEDSMLETTETEDTGMEEYGETSEEGNAPPTKKKRVIGWKGGRRKKRNFWWKKKRSQMKGEDGMEEGDPQGNGEGSQILNIMRSMSDELQSPTEQPEGAPFGNGGEPLIQGEQEAGTPGPGGDYNEEMKVFDAIEGIAKKVSGGKDSSTKGGAGKSNGANSNNNNNNARGNRVARTNVPSASAAKVETGQGDAAKPSTSQGPFICGDCGSEFRAKCHLVRHSSVHMNRPYKCKICHHSFAAQHNYDNHMRLRHKNAAVKVEKNTTVKVEKS